A genome region from Pseudanabaena sp. Chao 1811 includes the following:
- a CDS encoding DUF3119 family protein — translation MTTSNPFIDPKIASQATELNPSYAIPVVLVLASIPLIWVQPIAAGVVSIFGLFLVYQAATIRLVFTATDLEVYRSQEKFRTFPYQEWQDWKVFWFGFPVLFYFKEIKSIHFLPILFDVNVLRTCLEKYISLKKV, via the coding sequence ATGACTACTTCAAATCCTTTTATTGATCCTAAGATTGCATCGCAGGCTACAGAACTAAATCCAAGCTATGCAATACCTGTTGTACTAGTATTGGCAAGCATACCGCTAATTTGGGTACAACCAATTGCTGCGGGGGTAGTTTCAATTTTTGGATTGTTTTTAGTTTATCAAGCAGCGACCATTCGTTTAGTATTTACGGCAACAGATTTAGAGGTTTATCGATCACAAGAAAAATTCCGTACTTTCCCCTATCAAGAGTGGCAAGACTGGAAAGTATTTTGGTTTGGATTTCCAGTTTTATTCTATTTTAAAGAGATAAAAAGCATTCATTTCTTGCCTATTTTATTTGATGTAAATGTGCTAAGAACTTGCTTGGAAAAATATATTTCCCTCAAGAAAGTCTAG
- a CDS encoding FGGY-family carbohydrate kinase — protein MNYFLGIDFGTSGVRAIAIDINSEIVAIARSDYEIRDWASWQNALYAVINRLPQHIKQNIRKIVIDGTSATVLICDRNGTVITSPMIYSDACKPEILEQVKKVAPIHHSVCSATSSFAKLISLLVNGDQNSSLIYFLHQADWLSYLLHGKLSVSDYHNALKLGYDPAALSYPDWFKAWSLKNSNLVLPEVFSPSTTVGLIQEGIATQLGLPLDCEVGVGTTDSNAAFLACVGTTEPEIGIAVTSLGSTMVLKVLSDRPVNNSIYGIYSHRFDHPKLGCLWLVGGASNVGGAVLRQFFSDQELQELSDRINPDLPSLLDYYPLPKIGDRFPINDPNLAPRLEPRPDDPVEFLHGLLESMARIEAQGYKLLQELGASPIQQIYTAGGGAQNQVWTKIRDRYLQIPMQKSIQTEAAYGAALLAKIPL, from the coding sequence ATGAATTATTTTTTAGGGATTGATTTTGGGACTTCAGGGGTACGAGCGATCGCGATTGACATAAATAGTGAAATCGTTGCTATTGCCCGCTCTGACTATGAGATACGGGATTGGGCATCATGGCAAAATGCGCTTTATGCAGTAATTAATAGATTGCCGCAGCATATCAAACAAAATATCCGTAAAATTGTCATTGATGGGACTTCGGCAACGGTTTTAATTTGCGATCGCAATGGCACAGTAATTACTTCGCCGATGATTTATAGTGATGCCTGTAAACCTGAGATTTTAGAGCAAGTAAAAAAAGTTGCACCAATCCATCATTCAGTTTGTAGTGCCACTTCGAGTTTTGCTAAATTAATTTCTTTACTTGTCAACGGAGATCAAAACTCTTCATTGATATATTTCCTACATCAAGCCGACTGGCTAAGTTATTTGCTTCATGGCAAATTAAGCGTAAGTGATTATCACAATGCTCTGAAGTTGGGGTACGATCCCGCAGCATTAAGCTATCCTGATTGGTTCAAGGCTTGGAGCTTAAAAAATTCTAATTTGGTCTTACCAGAAGTATTTTCACCTAGTACAACTGTGGGGCTGATTCAAGAAGGAATCGCTACGCAGTTAGGTTTGCCCCTAGATTGTGAAGTTGGCGTAGGAACAACAGATAGTAATGCCGCTTTTTTAGCTTGTGTGGGGACAACCGAGCCTGAGATCGGCATAGCCGTGACATCTCTTGGTTCAACTATGGTACTTAAGGTTTTAAGCGATCGCCCCGTTAATAATTCCATATATGGCATCTATAGCCATCGCTTTGATCATCCCAAGTTAGGATGTCTATGGCTTGTGGGTGGAGCATCAAATGTCGGTGGGGCAGTATTACGACAGTTTTTTAGTGATCAGGAATTGCAAGAGCTGAGCGATCGCATTAATCCCGATCTTCCTAGCCTGCTTGATTATTATCCTTTACCGAAAATAGGCGATCGCTTTCCGATTAATGATCCTAACCTCGCGCCACGTTTAGAACCGAGACCTGATGATCCCGTAGAATTTTTACATGGGTTACTGGAAAGTATGGCAAGAATAGAGGCGCAAGGCTATAAACTTTTGCAAGAGTTAGGTGCGTCACCCATTCAACAAATTTATACCGCAGGTGGTGGGGCGCAAAATCAAGTATGGACAAAAATTCGCGATCGCTATCTTCAGATCCCGATGCAAAAGTCTATACAAACCGAAGCGGCTTATGGTGCGGCGTTATTGGCTAAAATACCCCTATGA
- a CDS encoding DUF1830 domain-containing protein, giving the protein MLDIQAYKTNPNNLQNQVKQLTCIYRNESEVIQIVRISQPNSSFFERSVLPNQYIHFSTSANALLEIYEGIMSGLVHADTIPCYQLAMPTDIDKSANFPNTKEPSKESTKNLQGVFAKVA; this is encoded by the coding sequence ATGTTAGATATTCAAGCATACAAAACTAATCCGAACAACCTACAAAATCAAGTCAAACAATTAACTTGTATTTATCGCAACGAAAGCGAAGTGATTCAGATTGTGCGGATATCTCAACCTAATAGTTCTTTTTTTGAAAGATCCGTTTTGCCGAATCAATATATTCATTTCTCTACGTCAGCAAATGCGCTATTAGAGATCTATGAAGGCATAATGTCTGGATTAGTTCATGCAGATACGATTCCTTGCTATCAACTGGCGATGCCCACGGACATAGACAAATCAGCAAATTTTCCCAATACCAAAGAACCTAGTAAAGAATCAACTAAAAATTTACAAGGCGTATTTGCTAAAGTTGCCTAG
- a CDS encoding homoserine dehydrogenase, with amino-acid sequence MTYKVGLLGLGTVGTGVAKIFQDPAGRHPLLPDIEIARVGVRSLNKQRDVAINPHIVTDDLESIVNDPEIDIVVEVIGGIEPAKSLILKAIANGKHVVTANKAVIARHGNEIFSASKQKGVYVMLEAAACGGIPVIQALKQSLGGNRISELTGIVNGTTNYILSRMYFEGADFEATLAEAQKLGYAEADPTADVDGYDAADKMAILASLAFGDRVNLEDIYREGIRSITSADIGYAKELGFTIKLLGIARRVTDQDDGNLEIRVHPTLIPIQHPLANIHGVTNAVRIEGDPVGEVVFSGPGAGAGATASAVVADIINVVAALKSVPNNINQLMGCSHEHYAKIAPIENTVTQFYARLLTHDKPGVIGDLGTAFGNHHVSLNAILQKNTIHDGLAEIVVVTQQVSELNFQQAIAAIRELSTLHSIPTVLRVL; translated from the coding sequence GTGACATATAAAGTTGGACTTCTCGGATTAGGAACCGTTGGTACTGGTGTTGCCAAAATCTTTCAAGACCCTGCGGGTCGTCATCCCTTACTCCCTGATATTGAAATTGCGCGTGTGGGTGTACGATCGCTAAATAAGCAGCGAGATGTGGCGATCAATCCCCATATAGTTACAGATGATTTGGAATCTATCGTTAATGATCCTGAGATCGATATCGTGGTTGAGGTAATTGGCGGGATCGAGCCAGCGAAAAGTTTAATTTTAAAGGCGATCGCAAATGGTAAGCATGTCGTTACAGCAAACAAAGCTGTCATCGCTAGACATGGTAATGAAATTTTCTCTGCTTCTAAACAAAAAGGTGTATATGTAATGTTAGAAGCGGCGGCTTGTGGCGGGATTCCCGTGATTCAAGCGCTGAAACAAAGTCTCGGTGGTAATCGCATTAGTGAGTTGACAGGTATTGTCAATGGCACAACCAATTACATTCTCAGCCGTATGTATTTTGAGGGTGCGGATTTTGAGGCAACTCTTGCTGAAGCACAAAAATTGGGCTATGCAGAGGCTGATCCCACTGCGGATGTGGATGGTTATGATGCTGCCGATAAAATGGCGATTTTGGCGAGTCTTGCCTTTGGCGATCGCGTCAATCTCGAAGATATTTACCGTGAAGGAATTCGCTCGATCACCAGTGCCGATATTGGCTATGCCAAAGAACTTGGCTTTACGATTAAGCTTTTAGGAATTGCGAGAAGAGTTACAGATCAGGATGATGGAAATCTCGAAATCCGTGTCCATCCCACTTTAATTCCGATTCAGCATCCTCTTGCCAATATTCATGGTGTAACTAATGCTGTGCGTATTGAGGGTGATCCCGTTGGTGAAGTTGTATTTTCAGGCCCTGGGGCAGGTGCGGGTGCAACGGCTAGTGCTGTAGTTGCCGACATTATCAATGTTGTCGCAGCTTTGAAGTCTGTCCCTAATAACATCAATCAACTGATGGGCTGTTCCCATGAACACTATGCCAAGATTGCGCCCATTGAAAATACGGTGACGCAGTTCTATGCCAGATTGCTCACCCACGATAAACCGGGGGTAATTGGAGATCTTGGTACTGCCTTTGGTAATCACCATGTTAGTTTGAATGCGATTTTGCAAAAAAATACGATTCACGATGGTCTAGCCGAAATTGTGGTGGTGACACAACAGGTGAGCGAGTTGAATTTCCAACAGGCGATCGCTGCCATTCGTGAGCTATCTACATTGCATAGTATTCCTACTGTATTACGGGTTTTGTAA
- a CDS encoding transposase: protein MGTVPKQLTQGKTVIVLADTEFSTVKFFNAVRAKSWRIVVGVRNNRKLQDGRTVKQLYPHGKRGQLILLEGLSTPLTISWFWLKRADSKRELRFVVSSHPYSGAYLVMLGRKRWAIEGFFKTIKHRFGLHCFGQSTKLGVYRWLILSLLSYLLAHWIDQWSFPPILDWKATCDLTLSVLFPSVLWLKLLRYLQISADIAARHGFEIILKPIPT from the coding sequence TTGGGGACAGTACCCAAGCAACTAACCCAAGGCAAGACTGTGATTGTCCTTGCTGATACTGAGTTTAGTACGGTGAAGTTTTTCAATGCTGTCCGCGCCAAGTCTTGGCGCATCGTTGTCGGTGTCCGCAACAATCGTAAACTTCAAGATGGACGTACCGTCAAACAACTTTATCCCCATGGCAAACGTGGACAACTAATTTTACTGGAAGGGCTAAGTACGCCTTTGACGATCTCTTGGTTCTGGCTCAAAAGAGCCGATAGTAAACGGGAGTTACGCTTTGTGGTCTCTTCTCATCCTTATTCTGGCGCTTATCTGGTGATGTTAGGTCGTAAGCGTTGGGCGATTGAGGGATTCTTCAAAACCATCAAACATCGCTTTGGTTTGCATTGTTTTGGGCAATCTACAAAACTTGGCGTTTATCGTTGGCTTATCCTCTCTCTGCTTTCTTATCTTTTGGCTCATTGGATTGATCAATGGTCGTTTCCTCCCATCTTGGACTGGAAAGCTACCTGTGATTTAACCCTTTCTGTTTTATTCCCTTCTGTCCTTTGGTTGAAACTTCTCAGGTATCTTCAAATTAGTGCCGATATTGCTGCTCGTCATGGCTTTGAAATTATTCTCAAACCCATTCCCACTTGA
- a CDS encoding IS256 family transposase — protein MNIRKELLDELLQECKTPPDLFGEGGILKQLTTALVERALEAELSTHLGYGKHEPRPEGQTNSRNGYSQKKVQGDFGVAEIAVPRDRQGEFEPQMVKKGQSRLSGLDEKIIALYARGMSVRDIQAQLQEMYGVEVSPTLISNVTDAVIDEVKQWQNRPLEAVYPIVFLDCLVIKVRDNGRVINKSLYFALGVNMDGYKELLGMWISPNEGAKFWLSVLTEIHNRGVKDILIACVDGLTGFPNAIETVFPKTQVQLCIVHMVRNSVAFVPWQQRKQVCADLKAIYSAATESEAEFNLELFAEKWDKQYPSISKSWRSHWANIIPFFAFPTEIRRAIYTTNAIESMNSSLRKVIKSQQIFPSDDAAFKLVYLAMRNISKKWTMPIRDWKPALNRFAILFEDRLHV, from the coding sequence ATGAATATACGCAAAGAATTGCTCGACGAATTGCTGCAAGAATGTAAAACACCACCTGACCTATTCGGAGAAGGAGGCATTCTGAAACAACTGACAACCGCGTTGGTGGAGAGAGCCTTGGAAGCAGAACTATCAACCCATCTGGGATACGGTAAGCACGAACCAAGACCAGAAGGACAAACCAACAGTCGCAATGGCTATAGCCAGAAAAAAGTGCAAGGTGACTTTGGCGTAGCCGAAATCGCAGTCCCCCGAGATCGGCAAGGGGAGTTTGAACCGCAGATGGTGAAGAAAGGACAAAGTCGCTTGTCAGGACTAGATGAAAAGATCATTGCTCTCTACGCACGAGGTATGAGTGTCAGGGATATTCAAGCCCAGTTGCAAGAAATGTATGGTGTTGAAGTATCACCAACACTTATTTCCAATGTTACAGATGCAGTAATTGACGAGGTGAAGCAATGGCAAAACCGTCCCCTTGAAGCAGTCTATCCAATCGTCTTTCTGGACTGTCTAGTCATCAAAGTCCGAGACAATGGCAGAGTGATTAACAAATCCTTGTACTTTGCCTTGGGCGTGAATATGGACGGGTACAAGGAATTACTGGGTATGTGGATTTCTCCGAATGAAGGTGCGAAATTCTGGTTGTCAGTACTCACCGAAATTCACAACCGTGGGGTCAAAGATATTTTGATTGCCTGTGTCGATGGCTTGACTGGTTTCCCTAATGCGATTGAGACGGTATTTCCTAAAACTCAGGTGCAGTTATGCATTGTCCACATGGTCAGAAACTCGGTCGCTTTTGTACCTTGGCAACAACGCAAGCAAGTTTGTGCTGACCTCAAGGCTATTTATAGCGCGGCGACGGAATCGGAGGCTGAGTTTAATCTCGAACTCTTTGCTGAAAAGTGGGACAAGCAATATCCATCAATCTCCAAGTCTTGGCGCAGTCATTGGGCAAACATTATCCCCTTCTTTGCTTTCCCGACCGAGATTCGCAGGGCGATTTATACCACCAATGCGATTGAGTCGATGAACAGTAGTTTGCGGAAGGTGATTAAATCCCAACAGATTTTTCCCTCTGATGATGCTGCTTTCAAGCTCGTTTATTTAGCAATGCGGAATATCTCGAAGAAGTGGACGATGCCGATTCGTGATTGGAAACCTGCTCTTAATCGCTTTGCCATCCTCTTCGAGGATCGTCTCCACGTCTAG
- the lpdA gene encoding dihydrolipoyl dehydrogenase translates to MSDKFDYDLIIIGAGVGGHGAALHAVACGLKTAIVEDGVMGGTCVNRGCIPSKALLAASGRVREMRAKSHLKALGIDVGEVNFDRGAIASHADNLVLKLRGDLTNSLKRLGVDILEGRGRVAGVQKVSVGDKTYTAKDIILATGSEPFVPRGIQIDGKTVYTSDQAVRLETLPQWVAIIGSGYIGLEFADVYTALGSEVTMIEALDILMPGFDPDIAKIAERVLLKPRDIETRTGVFATKITAGSPVKIELTDAKTKKVVEVLEVDACLVATGRIPLTKDLGLESVGIAPNQRGFIDVDDTMATSVPHLWAIGDATGKMMLAHAASAQGIVAVENMCGRATTVDYQSIPAAAFTHPEVSFVGLTEPQAKEKGAAEGFKVATAKSYFKGNSKAIAEGETEGLAKIVYREDTGELLGVHIIGIHASDLIHEASAAIRDRQTVQKLATIVHAHPTLSEVLDEAYKRAAHI, encoded by the coding sequence GTGTCGGACAAATTTGATTACGATTTGATCATTATTGGCGCTGGCGTTGGTGGACATGGCGCAGCCCTCCATGCCGTCGCCTGTGGCTTAAAAACTGCGATCGTCGAAGATGGCGTAATGGGCGGAACCTGCGTTAATCGTGGCTGTATCCCCTCCAAGGCATTGCTAGCAGCTTCGGGACGGGTGCGCGAAATGCGGGCAAAGTCTCACCTAAAGGCATTAGGCATTGATGTCGGTGAAGTGAATTTCGATCGCGGGGCGATCGCTAGTCATGCCGATAACTTAGTACTAAAATTGCGCGGCGACTTGACCAATAGCCTCAAACGATTAGGCGTAGATATTTTGGAAGGTCGTGGTCGTGTGGCTGGCGTGCAGAAAGTTAGCGTTGGCGATAAGACTTACACCGCCAAAGACATTATTCTCGCCACAGGTTCCGAGCCATTCGTGCCTCGTGGTATTCAAATCGATGGCAAAACTGTCTACACCAGCGATCAGGCTGTGCGTCTAGAAACCTTGCCCCAATGGGTGGCAATTATTGGTAGTGGTTACATCGGGCTAGAATTTGCCGATGTTTACACAGCACTAGGTTCTGAAGTGACGATGATCGAAGCCTTAGATATTTTGATGCCCGGCTTCGATCCTGATATTGCCAAGATTGCCGAGCGTGTACTTCTCAAACCTCGCGATATCGAAACCAGAACAGGTGTATTCGCCACCAAGATCACCGCAGGTTCTCCTGTCAAAATTGAACTGACTGATGCCAAGACCAAGAAGGTAGTGGAAGTTCTGGAAGTGGATGCTTGCTTAGTTGCCACAGGAAGAATCCCGCTTACTAAGGATCTTGGTTTAGAAAGCGTTGGTATTGCGCCGAATCAGCGGGGCTTCATTGATGTGGATGACACAATGGCGACTTCCGTTCCTCATCTTTGGGCGATCGGAGATGCGACAGGCAAGATGATGTTGGCTCATGCAGCTTCGGCTCAGGGCATTGTTGCTGTCGAAAATATGTGCGGTCGTGCGACTACAGTTGATTATCAAAGTATCCCTGCGGCAGCATTCACCCATCCTGAAGTCAGCTTTGTCGGCTTGACCGAACCACAGGCTAAGGAAAAGGGTGCAGCGGAAGGCTTCAAGGTTGCTACCGCCAAGTCTTACTTTAAGGGCAATTCTAAAGCGATCGCTGAGGGAGAAACCGAAGGCTTAGCCAAGATTGTTTACCGTGAAGATACGGGCGAACTTTTGGGCGTGCATATCATTGGTATCCATGCCTCAGACTTGATTCATGAGGCATCGGCAGCAATACGCGATCGCCAAACGGTACAGAAGTTAGCGACGATTGTTCACGCGCACCCAACGCTCAGCGAAGTCTTGGATGAAGCTTACAAACGCGCAGCACATATCTAA
- a CDS encoding helix-turn-helix domain-containing protein: protein MELRPIRTEADYQQVLQEIELLFDAEPNTPECDRLDILSTLAESYERLHFPIELPDPIEAISYYMDARGWSHHDLESCLGSRVSSTEILARKFSLTLEMIRKLHKELGVPAEILIQPYQSLQTSA, encoded by the coding sequence ATGGAACTGCGCCCCATTAGGACTGAAGCAGATTATCAACAAGTCCTCCAAGAAATTGAATTATTATTTGATGCTGAACCGAATACCCCCGAATGCGATCGCCTAGATATTCTTAGCACCTTAGCGGAATCCTATGAAAGATTACACTTTCCCATAGAACTTCCCGATCCGATTGAAGCAATCAGTTACTACATGGATGCGCGTGGATGGTCACACCATGACTTGGAATCTTGTCTTGGTAGTCGAGTTAGTTCGACTGAGATATTAGCGCGTAAGTTTTCTCTAACCCTAGAAATGATTAGAAAGCTACATAAAGAACTTGGAGTTCCCGCAGAGATCCTGATTCAGCCTTACCAATCATTACAAACTTCTGCCTAA
- a CDS encoding type II toxin-antitoxin system HigB family toxin, with product MRILSRNTLRDFWESHPDAEEALKTWYYEASHANWQSPADIKANHRNASIIANNRVVFNIKGNSYRLIVAIRYDIGTVFIKFIGTHTEYDGVDAATI from the coding sequence ATGCGTATCCTATCCCGCAATACATTGCGAGACTTTTGGGAATCTCATCCAGATGCCGAAGAAGCTCTGAAAACTTGGTATTACGAAGCCTCTCATGCCAATTGGCAAAGTCCCGCCGATATAAAAGCTAATCATCGTAACGCCAGCATCATTGCCAATAATCGCGTGGTTTTTAATATCAAAGGCAACAGCTATCGGCTAATTGTGGCAATTCGCTATGATATTGGCACTGTGTTTATCAAGTTTATTGGCACTCATACCGAATATGACGGAGTAGATGCAGCAACAATTTAG
- a CDS encoding Uma2 family endonuclease: protein MTLAIAQVQHQPVSLDEFIARYGGDNRYELIDGEIFDLEPTGQHEEVAALITAKICVQIDRLGLPWFVLQRGLFRPSSASMTAFRPDVMAVDRTEVAKESLWQEQSIISRGSSIKFVAEVVSSNWQNDYARKVEDYAALGIPEYWIADYLGLGGIRHIGKPKQPTLSVCTLVDGEYEINLFRDNDAIFSPTFPHLNLTTKQVLNATP, encoded by the coding sequence ATGACCCTTGCGATCGCACAAGTACAGCATCAACCTGTCAGCCTAGATGAGTTTATTGCCCGTTATGGTGGTGATAATCGCTATGAGTTGATTGATGGAGAGATATTCGACTTGGAACCAACGGGGCAGCATGAAGAAGTTGCGGCTTTGATCACGGCAAAAATCTGTGTGCAGATTGATCGATTAGGTTTGCCTTGGTTTGTGTTGCAAAGGGGTTTGTTTCGTCCCTCAAGTGCAAGTATGACGGCTTTTCGTCCTGATGTGATGGCTGTAGATCGGACGGAAGTTGCAAAAGAATCTCTCTGGCAAGAACAATCGATCATCTCAAGGGGTAGCTCAATCAAGTTTGTTGCAGAAGTTGTAAGTAGTAATTGGCAAAATGATTATGCGCGTAAGGTTGAGGATTACGCAGCTTTAGGTATTCCTGAATATTGGATTGCCGATTATTTAGGTTTGGGTGGGATTCGACATATTGGTAAGCCTAAGCAACCTACTCTTTCTGTTTGTACGTTGGTAGATGGGGAGTATGAAATTAATTTGTTCCGCGATAATGATGCGATCTTTTCGCCCACATTTCCACATTTGAACTTAACTACTAAACAAGTTTTGAATGCAACTCCGTAA
- a CDS encoding GNAT family N-acetyltransferase: MYKNIDILTDEQATQLYELYQHEWWTKGRTLDDVHKMLINSDYIFGICESHAQKLVAFARVVSDRTYRAIVYDVIVAADYRHQGLGSLLIEQIVSHPEISQLECIQLFCLPEMIPFYQKFGFAKPETSLLVRQRVEKS; this comes from the coding sequence ATGTATAAAAACATTGATATTCTCACTGATGAGCAAGCAACACAACTTTATGAGCTTTATCAGCATGAGTGGTGGACGAAAGGAAGAACATTAGATGATGTTCATAAGATGTTAATTAACTCCGATTATATATTCGGAATTTGTGAATCTCATGCTCAGAAACTTGTAGCATTTGCGCGTGTTGTTAGCGATCGCACCTATAGAGCGATCGTCTATGATGTCATTGTGGCAGCAGATTATCGCCATCAAGGGTTAGGTTCATTACTTATTGAGCAAATTGTGTCACATCCCGAAATATCACAGCTTGAGTGTATTCAACTATTTTGCTTGCCAGAGATGATACCTTTTTATCAAAAATTTGGGTTTGCCAAACCTGAGACATCTTTGTTAGTGCGCCAAAGAGTAGAAAAAAGTTAA
- the vapB gene encoding type II toxin-antitoxin system VapB family antitoxin, with protein MLPTTTFQNIEKSLKQLPDYLQIEVLHYIEFLKSNYVKQIDSKTQSLDQASIEALEDKKVKKRDGFGIWQGQITMSEDFDVSMEELEEYM; from the coding sequence ATGCTGCCCACAACAACTTTTCAAAATATAGAAAAAAGCTTAAAGCAACTACCTGATTATTTACAAATTGAGGTACTGCATTATATTGAATTTCTTAAGAGTAACTATGTAAAGCAAATTGATAGTAAAACTCAATCTCTTGATCAAGCCAGTATAGAAGCTCTGGAAGATAAAAAAGTTAAAAAGCGTGATGGATTTGGTATTTGGCAAGGTCAAATCACAATGTCAGAAGATTTTGATGTGTCAATGGAAGAACTTGAGGAGTATATGTAA
- a CDS encoding type II toxin-antitoxin system VapC family toxin, producing the protein MNVLLDTHTFIWYIEGNLSLTEKAKDTIEFSADNVYLSIISLWEIAIKTGKNKLTMQNEYDDLLDVLNSLNIEILPIIFADTQIYKNLPLHHGDPFDRMIISQAINNNLTIIGCDRAFNDYSVQMLWQ; encoded by the coding sequence ATGAATGTACTGTTAGATACACATACATTCATTTGGTATATTGAAGGCAATTTAAGCCTGACAGAAAAAGCTAAAGATACTATTGAATTTTCTGCGGATAATGTCTATTTGAGCATCATTAGCCTTTGGGAAATTGCAATTAAAACAGGCAAAAATAAGCTGACTATGCAAAATGAATATGATGATTTGTTAGACGTTCTAAATTCATTGAATATTGAGATTTTACCAATTATCTTTGCCGATACCCAAATCTATAAAAATTTACCTTTGCATCATGGCGATCCCTTTGATCGCATGATAATTTCTCAAGCAATAAATAACAACTTAACGATTATCGGCTGCGATCGCGCTTTTAATGATTATTCAGTACAAATGCTGTGGCAATGA
- a CDS encoding DUF29 family protein encodes MNQSLFDEDYILWVQENVAKLKAKDFENLDLDNLIEEFESLIYILKRDLDDDLKNLLVNMLKRLYVPLPNQFERWLSDISFYRCGIELIFRDAPSLKENWDERFDFNYSSALYALTADYPDTNFPETWEFERY; translated from the coding sequence ATGAATCAGTCTTTATTTGATGAAGATTATATACTTTGGGTTCAGGAAAATGTCGCCAAGCTTAAAGCCAAGGATTTTGAAAATCTGGACTTAGACAACCTGATTGAAGAATTTGAAAGCTTGATCTATATCCTCAAAAGAGATTTAGATGACGATCTGAAAAATCTGCTCGTAAATATGCTCAAACGGCTATATGTCCCCTTACCCAATCAATTTGAGAGATGGCTAAGCGACATTAGCTTTTATCGATGCGGTATTGAGCTTATTTTTAGAGATGCCCCTAGCTTAAAAGAAAATTGGGATGAAAGATTTGACTTTAACTACTCATCTGCACTCTACGCTCTAACTGCTGACTATCCAGATACGAATTTTCCTGAAACATGGGAATTTGAGAGATATTGA
- a CDS encoding M28 family peptidase — protein sequence MYQFSNKRRLKFQIISKPALIRLAIFFGILLILSAWGWFTMFAMPAQSYRGQFTTLNNEEIALQALLKQDIQKIASEIGARNSGQYTKLNATKAFLEEAFTKAGYKPKLLEYKIRGKSYYNLEVEKIGTDKPQEIVVVGGHYDTAFSSHGANDNATGAAATLELARIFATKPTKRTIRFVEFTNEEPPYFWTKDMGSLVYAKQSHQQGENIVAMLSLETMGYFSDIEKSQKYPFPIGLLYPNQGNFIGFIGNIQSGDLVRKAIASFRNHAQFPSEGASLPNWIPGIGWSDHWSFWQQGYPAIMVTDTATYRYPHYHTEQDTFDKINFDKFTRVVTGLTEVISDLAN from the coding sequence ATGTACCAGTTCTCCAATAAACGCAGATTAAAATTCCAGATTATTAGTAAACCAGCATTAATTCGTCTAGCTATATTCTTCGGGATTTTACTAATTCTCAGTGCATGGGGATGGTTCACCATGTTTGCGATGCCAGCACAAAGTTACAGAGGTCAATTTACAACTTTAAATAATGAAGAAATAGCATTGCAAGCTTTGCTAAAACAGGACATTCAAAAAATCGCCTCGGAAATTGGAGCTAGAAACTCTGGACAATATACAAAGCTAAATGCTACTAAAGCTTTTCTTGAAGAAGCTTTTACTAAAGCAGGTTATAAGCCAAAATTACTTGAGTACAAAATTCGGGGCAAATCATACTACAACTTAGAAGTTGAAAAAATAGGAACCGATAAGCCTCAAGAAATTGTGGTAGTGGGCGGTCATTATGACACCGCTTTTAGTAGTCATGGTGCTAATGACAATGCTACAGGCGCAGCAGCAACCCTAGAGCTAGCGAGAATATTTGCCACAAAACCCACAAAGAGAACTATTCGTTTTGTGGAATTTACTAATGAAGAACCACCCTATTTCTGGACAAAGGACATGGGAAGTTTAGTGTATGCCAAACAATCACACCAGCAAGGCGAAAATATTGTGGCAATGTTGAGCCTAGAGACGATGGGATACTTTTCAGATATTGAGAAAAGCCAGAAATATCCTTTTCCTATCGGCTTACTTTATCCAAACCAAGGGAATTTCATTGGTTTTATTGGCAATATCCAATCTGGAGATTTGGTGCGAAAAGCGATCGCCTCTTTTCGTAATCATGCCCAATTCCCCTCTGAAGGCGCTTCTTTACCCAATTGGATACCTGGAATTGGTTGGTCAGATCATTGGTCTTTTTGGCAACAGGGATATCCTGCAATCATGGTTACAGACACTGCTACTTACCGCTACCCGCATTACCATACAGAACAAGATACTTTTGACAAAATTAATTTTGATAAGTTTACAAGAGTTGTAACTGGCTTAACCGAAGTTATATCTGACCTAGCAAATTAG